In Onychostoma macrolepis isolate SWU-2019 chromosome 14, ASM1243209v1, whole genome shotgun sequence, a single window of DNA contains:
- the inppl1b gene encoding inositol polyphosphate phosphatase-like 1b yields MTAAAWYHRDITRVRAEELLARAGRDGSFLVRDSESVPGAYALCLLFQRHVHTYRILPDADGLLAVQATQGVQVNCFRTLSDLVVGYQHPHKGLVAPLLYPVMRESEPNDESSDGDDEKPGSTFATPPPRAMSPTGQPPPSGSGAPHLLLQRLQELSPNSAGCEIVLLLDEYLHGNVCKDLENVKGGASGLQHFQCILSQACHSLHSEIDQTLSSLETLAKVFDHPSGHLTFSTMQNTGKSPEENMDNLLHKLTTLCNLLSSLEKRVLKALQEAVTNHNLSLQPSTPPESVTAPKKQARPNTVHSFQVKVVRYGRQTVSVDINAGVLLFDKKTGSFSVETVAHDRIVQLVKIQRGPAKLKMVIDSHHNPPRELVFESMKKREAFCRLLQLMKATHSQQSELDVISVFVGTWNMGGTPPPGSLRTWVTCCGLGLTPDESIASLPHDIYAVGTQDNPQGEREWAEHIRATLRSATNIDFKQVAVQSLWNIRLAVFVKPEHEGRISQVNTASVKTGLGNTLGNKGAVGVSLLFNGTSMGFVNCHLTSGSDKALRRNHNFQDILRLLSLGEKQLGTFDISLRFNHLFWCGDLNYRLDLDALDILKHVSKREFEELMCADQLTRERHRRKAFFNFKEEKILFPPTYRYERGSRDCYLWQKYKSSGVQVNGPSWCDRVLWKSYPESHIICTSYGCTDDIFTSDHSPVFATFEVGVISQSPRTELGSERVSIELEAIEAIVKTASKAKFFIEFHSRCLEEPRRSAENDSQCCEVPGFLKLGWSSKQFPKLHPVFSDLEHLRDQHLLLSVKSCDGFESYGECSVALRSVTGKSSDLFETCLTHRGEEMGSVRGRIRVYVPPDRRRIRERVYEWLCMEKDEKEIMKDHLSRQSSSAFSNQAPSSSYMAAPNSYTNPAYFIFEGVPVLRRVEEIPSSGKESQVVYAKDAVIQLPRVTGGHSHGKKSARRSDFTEIEIPGSLAHYKSSCETQSELTSTASSYQLFPGPDVPNTSPNQRHTTSSNTSLLLQSHKNNTTQDSVSSAKKVTNSYMNSSVFSRDIQAPLKEKVRKDYQRLHQDRPPSMRNGPKLYPYISTRVPVHEFSVPWITEQPTTASGDNSLTALQMAKSLSEVDFQPVDRKYQFNQMSSQQRHHGYNYGLASERNYSWEKEVSVLHGAPETVRELLSTLGLQCYTLDLSRNGWDDLDYFSGITEEELCAAGVSNPSHRRRILENLPKIWD; encoded by the exons ATGACAGCAGCAGCGTGGTACCATCGGGACATCACCCGTGTTCGAGCTGAAGAGCTGCTGGCCCGAGCAGGGAGAGACGGCAGCTTCTTGGTGAGGGACAGCGAATCTGTGCCTGGAGCCTACGCCTTGTGTCTGCT GTTCCAGCGACATGTTCATACATACCGAATCCTCCCCGATGCAGATGGGTTACTGGCTGTGCAG GCCACACAGGGAGTGCAGGTGAATTGTTTCCGTACTCTTAGTGATTTAGTTGTGGGTTATCAACACCCACACAAAGGTCTGGTGGCCCCTTTGCTTTACCCTGTTATGCGTGAATCAGAGCCCAACGATGAGAGCTCAG ATGGTGACGATGAGAAGCCAGGTTCAACATTTGCCACCCCTCCACCACGTGCAATGTCCCCTACAGGCCAGCCTCCACCTTCCGGTTCAGGAGCCCCTCATTTACTGCTGCAGAGGCTTCAGGAGCTCAGCCCAAATAG TGCAGGCTGTGAGATCGTTCTGTTACTGGATGAGTATCTGCATGGTAATGTGTGTAAGGACCTGGAGAATGTGAAAGGAGGCGCATCAGGACTGCAACACTTTCAGTGCATCCTCAGCCAAGCATGCCACAGTCTGCATAG TGAGATTGACCAGACACTGTCCAGTTTGGAAACCTTAGCGAAAGTGTTTGATCATCCTAGTGGGCACCTCACCTTCTCCACAATGCAG AATACAGGGAAGAGCCCTGAAGAAAACATGGATAATCTACTTCACAAGCTCACTACCCTCTGTAACCTGTTGTCATCTCTGGAGAAAAGG GTTCTCAAAGCTTTGCAAGaagctgtaaccaatcacaacTTATCTTTGCAACCATCCACTCCTCCTGAGTCTGTCACAGCCCCCAAAAAACAAGCCAGACCTAATACTGTCCACAGCTTTCAG GTCAAGGTGGTCAGGTACGGCAGGCAAACAGTGTCGGTAGACATAAATGCAGGAGTGCTGCTGTTTGACAAGAAAACTGGCTCGTTCAGCGTGGAGACTGTCGCACACGACAGAA TTGTGCAGTTGGTGAAGATTCAGAGAGGCCCTGCCAAGCTAAAAATGGTCATAGACAGTCATCACAATCCGCCGAGAGAACTTGTGTTTGAAAGCATGAAG AAACGAGAAGCTTTTTGTCGGCTGCTGCAGCTTATGAAGGCTACTCACTCCCAGCAGTCTGAGCTGGATGTCATCTCTGTGTTTGTGGGCACCTGGAACATGG GGGGCACTCCACCACCTGGTTCACTTCGGACCTGGGTTACTTGCTGTGGTCTGGGTCTCACCCCAGATGAGTCCATCGCCTCCCTGCCACATGATATCTATGCAGTGGGCACTCAGGACAACCCGCAGGGTGAGAGAGAATGGGCTGAACACATCAGAGCCACGCTTCGAAGTGCAACCAACATCGACTTCAAACAG GTGGCAGTACAGTCCCTTTGGAATATCAGACTGGCTGTGTTTGTGAAACCAGAGCATGAAGGACGCATCAGTCAAGTAAACACGGCTAGTGTAAAAACTGGCTTGGGGAACACACTCG GAAATAAGGGCGCAGTAGGAGTTTCTCTTCTCTTTAATGGCACCTCAATGGGCTTTGTGAACTGCCATCTGACTTCTGGTAGTGATAAAGCACTCAG GAGGAACCACAATTTCCAAGACATCCTCAGACTCTTGTCTCTCGGAGAAAAGCAGCTCGGCACTTTTGACATTAGCCTTCGCTTCAATCATCTCTTTTGGTGTGGAGACCTCAACTACCGCCTGGACCTGGATGCACTG GACATATTGAAGCATGTTTCAAAGCGAGAATTTGAGGAGCTGATGTGTGCAGACCAATTGACTAGAGAGCGGCACAGAAGAAAGgccttttttaacttta AGGAGGAGAAGATCTTGTTTCCACCCACCTATAGATATGAACGTGGTTCTAGAGACTGTTATCTATGGCAGAAATACAAGTCCAGTGGG GTGCAAGTCAACGGGCCCTCGTGGTGTGATAGAGTTCTGTGGAAGTCCTACCCTGAGTCTCACATAATCTGTACCTCATATG GATGCACAGATGACATCTTCACCAGTGATCACTCTCCTGTTTTTGCAACTTTTGAAGTGGGTGTGATATCACAGTCTCCCAGAACAG AATTGGGTTCAGAGAGAGTCAGCATTGAGCTGGAGGCGATTGAGGCCATAGTGAAAACTGCTAGCAAGGCCAAGTTTTTCATTGAGTTCCACTCACGCTGTCTAGAAG AGCCTCGTCGTTCTGCTGAGAATGACTCGCAGTGCTGTGAGGTACCAGGGTTTCTCAAACTTGGCTGGTCTTCAAAACAGTTCCCCAAG CTTCACCCAGTGTTCTCAGATTTAGAGCATCTCCGCGATCAGCACTTGCTGTTGTCTGTCAAGTCATGTGATGGCTTTGAGTCATACG GCGAGTGCAGTGTGGCTCTTCGCTCAGTAACAGGGAAATCGTCGGATCTATTTGAGACATGCTTGACTCACAGAGGAGAAGAGATGGGTTCTGTTCGAGGGCGAATCAGGGTTTATGTACCGCCAGACCGCCGAAGGATCCGGGAAAGGGTCTATG AGTGGCTCTGCATGGAGAAGGATGAGAAGGAAATAATGAAGGATCATTTGTCTCGCCAGTCTTCCAGTGCATTCTCAAACCA AGCACCATCATCCTCATATATGGCAGCGCCTAACAGCTACACCAATCCTGCATACTTCATTTTTGAGGGGGTGCCTGTGTTGCGAAGAGTCGAAGAGATTCCCTCATCCGGAAAAGAATCCCAAGTGGTATATGCCAAAGATGCTGTGATACAGCTCCCTAGAGTGACTGGAGGTCACAGCCATGGCAAAAAGTCTGCTCGGAGGTCCGACTTCACAGAGATTGAGATTCCTGGATCTTTAGCACACTATAAATCATCTTGTGAGACTCAAAGCGAACTGACGTCAACTGCCTCCTCTTATCAACTTTTCCCAGGTCCAGATGTTCCTAATACATCCCCAAACCAAAGACACACCACCTCCTCGAATACATCTTTACTGTTACAGTCCCATAAGAACAATACAACACAGGATTCAGTATCATCAGCCAAAAAAGTCACAAACTCCTACATGAACAGTTCTGTTTTTTCCCGGGATATACAGGCGCCACTCAAAGAAAAAGTCAGAAAGGACTATCAAAGGCTACATCAAGATCGGCCTCCGTCAATGAGAAATGGACCAAAGCTGTACCCATATATATCCACAAGGGTTCCCGTTCATGAATTCTCAGTTCCCTGGATAACAGAGCAGCCAACTACAGCTTCAGGAGACAACTCGCTTACAGCCCTCCAAATGGCTAAATCACTAAGTGAGGTGGATTTTCAGCCAGTAGACAGAAAGTACCAGTTTAATCAAATGTCGTCTCAGCAAAGGCATCATGGATATAACTATGGTTTAGCGAGTGAGAGAAACTACAGCTGGGAGAAAGAG GTGTCAGTCTTACATGGAGCTCCAGAAACAGTGCGGGAGCTGCTCAGCACTCTGGGTTTGCAGTGCTACACGCTGGACCTCAGCCGTAATGGCTGGGATGATCTTGATTACTTCAG TGGTATTACAGAGGAGGAACTGTGTGCAGCGGGTGTGTCTAACCCGTCTCATCGACGAAGAATCTTGGAGAACCTTCCCAAGATCTGGGACTGA
- the arr3b gene encoding arrestin 3b, retinal (X-arrestin), whose product MAKVFKKTSGNGSLCLYLGRRDFVDHVEHVDLVDGVLKVDPSALNGRKVWIQLACAFRYGREDLDVIGVSFRKDIWIKRIQMYPSEGTKTPNTPMQDALLKKAGDQGYPFTFDIPAHLPCSVSLQPAPEDAGKPCGVDYEVKAYIANEDDETDEKVDKKDTCRLIIRKIQYAPNELAAGPKTDLNKQFMTADKPIHVEASMEKELYYHGDPIPVKVKVNNETSKVVKKIKVSVHQITDVLLYSADKYHKCVLSEEFADQINANSTFEKEYRVTPLLANNKEKRGLSLDGKLKDEDTNLASSTILLPNMDKQMQGLVVSYKIKVTLVMGGGLLGSLTLSDITAELPLVLMSPKPAGLISTLNRLYSQ is encoded by the exons ATGGCAAA GGTTTTCAAGAAGACTAGTGGCAATGGTTCG TTATGCCTTTATTTGGGGAGAAGAGACTTTGTGGACCATGTGGAACATGTTGACCTAGTTG ATGGGGTGCTCAAAGTTGATCCTTCAGCTCTTAATGGAAGAAAAG tgTGGATACAGCTTGCATGTGCCTTCCGCTATGGACGAGAGGATCTGGATGTGATTGGAGTTTCCTTCAGAAAAGACATCTGGATAAAGCGCATTCAGATGTATCCCTCTGAGGGAACCAAGACCCCAAACACTCCAATGCAGGATGCGCTTTTGAAGAAAGCTGGAGACCAAGGATATCCCTTCACTTTTGAT ATTCCAGCACATCTTCCATGCTCAGTGTCCCTTCAACCAGCACCAGAGGATGCCGGGAAG CCTTGTGGGGTTGACTATGAAGTCAAAGCCTATATTGCAAATGAAGATGACGAGACAGATGAAAAAGTTGACAAGAA GGACACTTGCCGTCTGATTATTCGTAAAATCCAGTATGCACCAAATGAGCTAGCAGCCGGACCTAAAACTGACCTCAACAAACAGTTTATGACTGCAGACAAACCAATTCATGTGGAGGCCTCCATGGAGAAAGAG CTCTACTATCATGGAGATCCCATTCCTGTCAAAGTGAAAGTGAATAATGAAACCAGTAAAGTAGTGAAGAAAATCAAAGTCAGCg TTCACCAAATTACAGATGTACTGCTTTACTCAGCGGACAAATACCACAAATGTGTCCTGAGTGAAGAATTTGC GGACCAAATTAATGCGAACTCCACCTTTGAGAAGGAATATAGAGTCACTCCTCTGCTTGCCAATAACAAAGAGAAACGTGGTCTTTCACTGGATGGCAAACTGAAAGATGAAGACACTAACCTGGCTTCTTCAACAAT TCTGCTACCCAACATGGATAAACAAATGCAAGGCCTTGTTGTTTCCTACAAAATTAAGGTTACCCTGGTAATGGGAGGTGGTCTCTTGGGAAGCCTAACATTAAG TGATATTACCGCAGAACTCCCCTTGGTTCTGATGTCACCTAAACCAGCAG gACTGATATCAACCTTGAATAGACTCTACAGCCAGTGA
- the nkrf gene encoding NF-kappa-B-repressing factor isoform X1 gives MIRPHSTGPCVSSKPAGLRYWSCNIDDYRQQYESDKQWSARRQFIVKHIEEYEGNALDKLLALSMVWVNHVFMGCRYGSQLMHKVLEMAEGIDVGEMPSYELVPNTEAKKRLYSSDGSEEPMRKMPVSKFTSRPRFEPVHFVSGGNSGSGIGETDEKENEKERRRGEMNDVRQREQDHPPYNGNRGNGSSSSLGSLEAGRYGYDSWPEHRSKDVASGGTSGLGYGSRGSTPNFMGKLQQEYTARYEAHNARQSDSYSQAGRADGYGGSGRSGAWDSGRHGLGFGHQVRPTSSKAFSRVYDGPSRGGSGLLPTPSLQSSIPASTIDEKQRLITRVSSAVAVTLRDPAFMSGPDTPNYNFILSRSIQACKTNPEYIYVNLRDIPPADLPKNRKVPSEGYACELRCQSVYLATGYSGSKNGARDRASEQAVKLFMRPVEIRILQRQYKRTYVNDMVVCQVNTPNPILPPPLRNPEDKPPPSTKGQYEPDRSKHWTEFVIMENAHDAICILNNSAAFNRMKVDYTFDPVPNSNLWLCSVYLQDELVAQARGTKKSSKHTAAEEAVRKLRMNQAVRQQEQQQQHFSGGNHASDQPGSRYTQQSNKKAQLGELVILENSDNAICIINDTAQFNKVLADYKFTVLPDHRWRCEVYLDGQYVAAGVGPKKTVKHIAAEEALATLRCTQAVVKSNLRKEGHVDAISRNQIMARSGEESMRQEIKEDNIGNQLLRKMGWTGGGLGREGDGIAEPIKVKEQFTREGLGMDMDRQSNQLTKRDIEEIIRNYASSERQDDLRFSTELNNEERRQIHQVSQRYGLRSKSYGQGRQRFLVVSRRVQKEQLIGQLLQEGQVGRYELVKPQASQ, from the exons ATGATCAGACCTCATTCAACGGGCCCGTGTGTTTCAAGTAAACCCGCTGGTCTTCGTTATTGGAGCTGTAATATCGATGATTACCGGCAGCAGTACGAGAGTGACAAGCAGTGGTCAGCTAGACGTCAGTTCATTGTGAAACACATTGAAGAGTACGAGGGAAATGCTCTTGATAAGCTACTGGCCCTGTCGATGGTGTGGGTTAACCATGTTTTCATGGGATGCAG GTATGGCTCCCAACTGATGCACAAGGTGCTTGAGATGGCAGAAGGGATTGATGTTGGCGAAATGCCCTCGTATGAACTAGTTCCAAACACGGAAGCAAAAAAGAGGCTATATTCATCTGATGGAA GTGAAGAGCCCATGAGGAAGATGCCTGTGTCAAAATTCACATCTAGACCTCGATTTGAACCGGTACACTTTGTAAGTGGCGGAAACAGTGGCAGTGGAATCGGAGaaactgatgaaaaagaaaacgAGAAGGAACGCAGGAGGGGTGAGATGAATGATGTAAGACAAAGGGAACAAGATCATCCTCCGTATAACGGTAACCGTGGCAACGGCTCCTCTTCCTCCTTGGGCTCCCTTGAGGCCGGGAGGTACGGTTATGATTCTTGGCCTGAGCACAGAAGCAAGGACGTGGCCTCAGGTGGCACAAGTGGGCTTGGCTATGGCAGCAGAGGGTCCACCCCGAACTTCATGGGCAAACTGCAGCAGGAGTACACTGCTAGATATGAGGCACATAATGCCAGACAATCAGACTCATACTCGCAGGCCGGCCGAGCTGATGGATACGGAGGTTCTGGACGTTCTGGAGCCTGGGATAGCGGACGGCATGGACTGGGATTTGGACATCAGGTAAGGCCGACCTCCAGCAAGGCTTTCAGCAGGGTATACGACGGTCCAAGCAGAGGCGGCTCTGGCCTTCTTCCAACACCTTCACTGCAGTCTTCTATCCCCGCATCAACAATTGATGAAAAACAGAGGCTGATTACCAGAGTATCATCAGCCGTTGCCGTTACCCTGAGAGATCCTGCGTTCATGAGTGGACCCGACACGCCAAACTACAATTTCATACTCAGTCGCAGCATTCAGGCTTGCAAGACAAACCCAGAGTATATCTATGTTAATTTAAGAGATATTCCACCTGCTGACCTTCCTAAAAACAGAAAAGTACCCTCTGAAGGATATGCATGTGAACTGAGGTGTCAGTCTGTGTACCTTGCCACTGGGTACTCTGGGAGCAAAAACGGTGCCAGAGACCGAGCGTCAGAACAGGCCGTCAAGCTGTTCATGAGGCCGGTGGAAATTCGTATCCTGCAACGGCAGTACAAGCGTACTTACGTTAATGACATGGTGGTGTGCCAGGTAAACACTCCAAACCCAATCCTTCCCCCACCTCTTCGCAACCCCGAGGACAAGCCGCCCCCTAGTACCAAGGGCCAGTATGAGCCTGACCGAAGCAAACACTGGACAGAATTTGTTATCATGGAGAATGCACACGATGCCATCTGTATACTCAACAACTCGGCTGCGTTCAACCGCATGAAGGTTGATTATACTTTTGACCCGGTTCCCAACAGCAATTTATGGCTCTGTAGTGTGTACTTGCAGGACGAGCTGGTGGCGCAAGCCAGAGGGACCAAGAAGAGCTCAAAACACACAGCGGCGGAGGAGGCGGTAAGGAAGTTACGAATGAACCAGGCTGTTCGTCAACAAGAGCAACAACAGCAGCATTTTTCTGGAGGGAACCACGCTTCAGACCAGCCTGGTAGTCGCTACACCCAGCAAAGCAACAAGAAAGCGCAGCTAGGTGAATTGGTCATCCTTGAAAACTCAGATAACGCTATTTGCATAATAAATGACACTGCTCAGTTTAATAAAGTGCTTGCTGACTACAAGTTCACGGTTCTGCCGGACCATCGCTGGCGGTGTGAAGTTTACCTCGACGGTCAGTATGTGGCTGCGGGCGTTGGACCCAAAAAGACGGTGAAGCACATTGCAGCAGAGGAGGCCCTCGCCACTCTTCGGTGCACACAAGCTGTGGTGAAGTCCAACCTCAGGAAGGAGGGCCACGTGGATGCAATTTCCCGAAATCAAATCATGGCTCGTTCTGGCGAGGAATCCATGCGGCAGGAGATCAAGGAGGACAACATTGGTAACCAGCTACTCCGGAAGATGGGCTGGACGGGTGGTGGTTTGGGTAGAGAAGGAGACGGCATTGCTGAGCCCATCAAAGTCAAAGAGCAGTTTACCAGAGAAGGACTCGGTATGGACATGGACAGGCAGAGTAATCAGCTGACTAAGCGCGATATTGAGGAAATAATTCGGAATTATGCGAGTTCAGAACGTCAAGATGACCTGCGCTTCTCCACAGAGCTCAACAATGAAGAGCGCCGGCAGATACACCAAGTATCCCAAAGATACGGGCTGCGCAGCAAATCGTACGGACAGGGCCGACAGCGCTTCCTCGTGGTTAGCCGCAGAGTTCAGAAGGAACAGCTGATTGGTCAGCTACTGCAGGAGGGGCAGGTGGGACGATATGAACTGGTGAAACCTCAGGCTTCACAATGA
- the p2ry4 gene encoding P2Y purinoceptor 4, with protein sequence MNSFLRKSVSGNLSLPYTTLIPRSEKEVNFSCLFNEEFKYILLPVSYSLVCFLGLILNSVALWMFITRMRPWKPSTVYMFHLALSDTLYVLSLPMLIYYYANRSHWPFGVFLCKIVRFLFYANLYCSILFLTCISVHRYLGICHPIRALTLIKPRHAHMVCGFVWTAVIACLVPKLIFVNTSQRGNDTLCHDTSRPDEFHNYVTYNSVVMVLLFILPFLVIMVCYCLMARTLCQPRKGLSQCQPSSSRKKSIKLIIVVLVVFAICFVPFHITRSLYYAYRIVDADCRSLNIINFAYKITRPLASMNSCLDPILYFLAGDHYRSKLLRAFTRQTPNTRSTAYVHDNNIGLAFKNPDAQVGTESRL encoded by the coding sequence ATGAATTCATTCTTAAGGAAAAGCGTCTCAGGGAATTTGTCCCTTCCGTACACCACACTGATACCAAGGTCTGAGAAGGAAGTGAATTTCAGCTGTCTCTTCAATGAGGAGTTCAAGTATATTCTGCTACCTGTATCATACTCCCTAGTGTGTTTCCTGGGATTGATACTTAACTCTGTGGCTCTGTGGATGTTCATCACTAGGATGAGGCCCTGGAAACCCAGTACGGTTTATATGTTCCATCTGGCCCTGTCGGACACGCTCTACGTGCTCTCCTTGCCTATGCTCATATACTACTACGCAAACCGCAGCCACTGGCCTTTTGGGGTTTTTCTCTGTAAGATTGTGCGGTTTCTTTTCTATGCTAACTTGTACTGCAGCATCCTTTTTCTCACTTGCATCAGTGTGCACCGCTACCTTGGTATCTGTCACCCCATTCGTGCTCTGACTTTGATCAAGCCACGCCATGCCCACATGGTGTGTGGTTTTGTCTGGACAGCTGTGATAGCCTGCCTGGTGCCCAAGCTGATTTTTGTCAACACTTCTCAAAGAGGAAATGACACTTTGTGTCACGACACCAGCCGCCCGGATGAATTTCACAACTATGTTACCTACAACTCAGTGGTGATGGTCCTGCTGTTTATCCTGCCATTTCTGGTCATCATGGTCTGCTACTGTTTAATGGCACGGACCCTTTGCCAACCCCGAAAGGGCCTGTCCCAATGTCAACCGAGTTCATCCCGCAAGAAGTCCATTAAACTTATCATAGTGGTGCTGGTTGTGTTTGCCATCTGCTTTGTACCTTTCCACATCACTCGTTCGCTCTACTACGCCTACCGTATTGTAGACGCAGATTGCAGGTCCCTTAATATCATCAACTTTGCTTATAAAATCACTCGACCACTTGCTAGCATGAACAGCTGTTTGGACCCCATCCTCTACTTCCTGGCAGGGGATCACTACCGCTCTAAACTCCTCAGAGCATTCACTAGACAAACTCCGAACACTCGTTCTACTGCGTATGTGCATGATAACAACATCGGGCTGGCCTTTAAGAACCCAGATGCCCAAGTTGGCACTGAGTCGAGACTCTAG
- the nkrf gene encoding NF-kappa-B-repressing factor isoform X2, producing MHKVLEMAEGIDVGEMPSYELVPNTEAKKRLYSSDGSEEPMRKMPVSKFTSRPRFEPVHFVSGGNSGSGIGETDEKENEKERRRGEMNDVRQREQDHPPYNGNRGNGSSSSLGSLEAGRYGYDSWPEHRSKDVASGGTSGLGYGSRGSTPNFMGKLQQEYTARYEAHNARQSDSYSQAGRADGYGGSGRSGAWDSGRHGLGFGHQVRPTSSKAFSRVYDGPSRGGSGLLPTPSLQSSIPASTIDEKQRLITRVSSAVAVTLRDPAFMSGPDTPNYNFILSRSIQACKTNPEYIYVNLRDIPPADLPKNRKVPSEGYACELRCQSVYLATGYSGSKNGARDRASEQAVKLFMRPVEIRILQRQYKRTYVNDMVVCQVNTPNPILPPPLRNPEDKPPPSTKGQYEPDRSKHWTEFVIMENAHDAICILNNSAAFNRMKVDYTFDPVPNSNLWLCSVYLQDELVAQARGTKKSSKHTAAEEAVRKLRMNQAVRQQEQQQQHFSGGNHASDQPGSRYTQQSNKKAQLGELVILENSDNAICIINDTAQFNKVLADYKFTVLPDHRWRCEVYLDGQYVAAGVGPKKTVKHIAAEEALATLRCTQAVVKSNLRKEGHVDAISRNQIMARSGEESMRQEIKEDNIGNQLLRKMGWTGGGLGREGDGIAEPIKVKEQFTREGLGMDMDRQSNQLTKRDIEEIIRNYASSERQDDLRFSTELNNEERRQIHQVSQRYGLRSKSYGQGRQRFLVVSRRVQKEQLIGQLLQEGQVGRYELVKPQASQ from the exons ATGCACAAGGTGCTTGAGATGGCAGAAGGGATTGATGTTGGCGAAATGCCCTCGTATGAACTAGTTCCAAACACGGAAGCAAAAAAGAGGCTATATTCATCTGATGGAA GTGAAGAGCCCATGAGGAAGATGCCTGTGTCAAAATTCACATCTAGACCTCGATTTGAACCGGTACACTTTGTAAGTGGCGGAAACAGTGGCAGTGGAATCGGAGaaactgatgaaaaagaaaacgAGAAGGAACGCAGGAGGGGTGAGATGAATGATGTAAGACAAAGGGAACAAGATCATCCTCCGTATAACGGTAACCGTGGCAACGGCTCCTCTTCCTCCTTGGGCTCCCTTGAGGCCGGGAGGTACGGTTATGATTCTTGGCCTGAGCACAGAAGCAAGGACGTGGCCTCAGGTGGCACAAGTGGGCTTGGCTATGGCAGCAGAGGGTCCACCCCGAACTTCATGGGCAAACTGCAGCAGGAGTACACTGCTAGATATGAGGCACATAATGCCAGACAATCAGACTCATACTCGCAGGCCGGCCGAGCTGATGGATACGGAGGTTCTGGACGTTCTGGAGCCTGGGATAGCGGACGGCATGGACTGGGATTTGGACATCAGGTAAGGCCGACCTCCAGCAAGGCTTTCAGCAGGGTATACGACGGTCCAAGCAGAGGCGGCTCTGGCCTTCTTCCAACACCTTCACTGCAGTCTTCTATCCCCGCATCAACAATTGATGAAAAACAGAGGCTGATTACCAGAGTATCATCAGCCGTTGCCGTTACCCTGAGAGATCCTGCGTTCATGAGTGGACCCGACACGCCAAACTACAATTTCATACTCAGTCGCAGCATTCAGGCTTGCAAGACAAACCCAGAGTATATCTATGTTAATTTAAGAGATATTCCACCTGCTGACCTTCCTAAAAACAGAAAAGTACCCTCTGAAGGATATGCATGTGAACTGAGGTGTCAGTCTGTGTACCTTGCCACTGGGTACTCTGGGAGCAAAAACGGTGCCAGAGACCGAGCGTCAGAACAGGCCGTCAAGCTGTTCATGAGGCCGGTGGAAATTCGTATCCTGCAACGGCAGTACAAGCGTACTTACGTTAATGACATGGTGGTGTGCCAGGTAAACACTCCAAACCCAATCCTTCCCCCACCTCTTCGCAACCCCGAGGACAAGCCGCCCCCTAGTACCAAGGGCCAGTATGAGCCTGACCGAAGCAAACACTGGACAGAATTTGTTATCATGGAGAATGCACACGATGCCATCTGTATACTCAACAACTCGGCTGCGTTCAACCGCATGAAGGTTGATTATACTTTTGACCCGGTTCCCAACAGCAATTTATGGCTCTGTAGTGTGTACTTGCAGGACGAGCTGGTGGCGCAAGCCAGAGGGACCAAGAAGAGCTCAAAACACACAGCGGCGGAGGAGGCGGTAAGGAAGTTACGAATGAACCAGGCTGTTCGTCAACAAGAGCAACAACAGCAGCATTTTTCTGGAGGGAACCACGCTTCAGACCAGCCTGGTAGTCGCTACACCCAGCAAAGCAACAAGAAAGCGCAGCTAGGTGAATTGGTCATCCTTGAAAACTCAGATAACGCTATTTGCATAATAAATGACACTGCTCAGTTTAATAAAGTGCTTGCTGACTACAAGTTCACGGTTCTGCCGGACCATCGCTGGCGGTGTGAAGTTTACCTCGACGGTCAGTATGTGGCTGCGGGCGTTGGACCCAAAAAGACGGTGAAGCACATTGCAGCAGAGGAGGCCCTCGCCACTCTTCGGTGCACACAAGCTGTGGTGAAGTCCAACCTCAGGAAGGAGGGCCACGTGGATGCAATTTCCCGAAATCAAATCATGGCTCGTTCTGGCGAGGAATCCATGCGGCAGGAGATCAAGGAGGACAACATTGGTAACCAGCTACTCCGGAAGATGGGCTGGACGGGTGGTGGTTTGGGTAGAGAAGGAGACGGCATTGCTGAGCCCATCAAAGTCAAAGAGCAGTTTACCAGAGAAGGACTCGGTATGGACATGGACAGGCAGAGTAATCAGCTGACTAAGCGCGATATTGAGGAAATAATTCGGAATTATGCGAGTTCAGAACGTCAAGATGACCTGCGCTTCTCCACAGAGCTCAACAATGAAGAGCGCCGGCAGATACACCAAGTATCCCAAAGATACGGGCTGCGCAGCAAATCGTACGGACAGGGCCGACAGCGCTTCCTCGTGGTTAGCCGCAGAGTTCAGAAGGAACAGCTGATTGGTCAGCTACTGCAGGAGGGGCAGGTGGGACGATATGAACTGGTGAAACCTCAGGCTTCACAATGA